From the genome of Candidatus Aramenus sp. CH1, one region includes:
- a CDS encoding orc1/cdc6 family replication initiation protein produces the protein MIREALKGGKGEVIKNPKVFIDPLSVFTDIPYREDIIRETAVAIRYFVKNDVKFSTLFLGLTGTGKTFVARYIFNEIEEVRKEDEDYKDVKQAYVNCREVGGTPQAVLSVIAEKLSSGIVPRHGVNLGEYIDKIKNSVKGRKAIVYLDEVDTLVKRRGGDIVLYQLLRSEAEISLIMISNDINVRDYMEPRVLSSLGPSVIFKPYDAEQLKEILAKYAEYGIYNGSYTDDVLAYIAAVSAKEHGDARKAVNLLFRAAQLASGEGIIRKEHVDRAIVEYEQERLVEAIKSLPFHYKLALRAVLDADDVVTAHKIYIDYCNKFRTRPLSYRRFSDIISELDMFGIIKIKLLNRGRAGGIKKYVEVEDREKIIKALDNFADPLGYEH, from the coding sequence GTGATAAGGGAAGCGCTGAAAGGGGGTAAGGGAGAGGTAATAAAGAACCCTAAGGTCTTCATCGACCCTTTGTCCGTGTTCACTGACATACCTTACAGGGAGGACATTATCAGAGAGACCGCGGTCGCCATTAGGTACTTTGTTAAGAACGACGTTAAGTTCTCCACACTGTTTTTGGGGCTTACTGGCACTGGAAAGACGTTTGTGGCTAGGTATATTTTCAATGAGATCGAAGAGGTCAGAAAAGAGGACGAGGACTACAAGGACGTAAAGCAGGCGTACGTGAACTGCAGAGAAGTGGGTGGAACTCCTCAAGCTGTGCTGTCCGTGATAGCCGAGAAGTTGAGTAGTGGCATAGTCCCTAGGCATGGGGTCAACTTGGGCGAGTACATAGATAAGATAAAGAACTCCGTTAAGGGCAGGAAGGCCATAGTGTACCTGGACGAGGTCGACACTCTGGTAAAGCGACGCGGGGGCGACATAGTGCTTTACCAGCTTCTTAGATCCGAGGCAGAGATATCCTTGATAATGATAAGCAACGACATAAACGTAAGGGATTACATGGAACCTAGGGTACTCTCATCCCTGGGTCCCTCGGTTATCTTTAAGCCTTACGACGCCGAACAACTAAAGGAGATCCTGGCAAAGTACGCCGAGTACGGAATATACAACGGCAGTTACACGGACGACGTGTTAGCTTACATAGCTGCGGTTTCGGCCAAGGAACACGGCGACGCTAGGAAAGCGGTGAACTTGCTGTTTAGGGCTGCGCAGCTGGCCTCAGGCGAGGGGATAATTAGGAAGGAACACGTGGACAGGGCGATAGTGGAGTACGAGCAGGAGAGGTTAGTGGAGGCGATAAAGTCCCTCCCCTTCCACTACAAGCTCGCCCTTAGGGCCGTGCTAGACGCAGACGACGTGGTCACCGCGCACAAGATCTACATAGACTACTGCAACAAGTTCAGAACGAGGCCCCTCTCCTACAGAAGGTTCTCCGACATAATCTCGGAGCTGGACATGTTCGGCATAATCAAGATCAAACTGCTCAACAGGGGGAGGGCTGGAGGGATAAAGAAGTACGTGGAAGTGGAGGATAGGGAAAAGATCATAAAGGCCCTCGACAACTTCGCGGATCCCTTAGGGTATGAGCACTAG
- a CDS encoding transposase, whose product MNSIVVHGERDSVEKPKGDKIASIDLGVNALATVVVESLLFYFTVVQQLRANFYFSGEDR is encoded by the coding sequence ATGAACTCTATCGTCGTCCACGGCGAGAGAGATTCAGTTGAAAAGCCTAAAGGCGACAAGATCGCGTCAATTGACCTTGGCGTAAACGCGTTGGCTACTGTCGTTGTTGAGAGCTTACTGTTCTATTTTACCGTGGTTCAGCAGTTAAGAGCGAACTTCTACTTTTCAGGAGAGGATCGCTGA
- a CDS encoding 4Fe-4S binding protein, producing the protein MEGMGYALFTLIAVSMLSVMLYAVYEMERWRSPRRVAVALYLTGMMLTMNLGAYIYVAFHDAFYVLALNGAYMFFGLLVLLNVNEVKKGWGTYLVFSLLLVSSEVFMGSLFYSMTTGRPATFDSSVDSPWFVGVMLPEMVFALALAFKRSDKHLRRILLAVLALMPWFPLVMPVDVAFWGSSAVMIGATVLVYDTLYEQRLKSSQEVFTVLELMGAFTAMMAGAFLFFLTGDLTLYNASMLTTMAWFVYRTLGGPNGRRGNYLRDPKVAFAVIFLTFVMEFFMGGVLDFVEGVFSPGVNGFTSSLALPWESPTSPLNVLWDGVDVVGSVLGSVWFLVMMGVEMGFLAFKKMMEVKVREVKVRIGLMILAYFVYTVYLASFSPISSVSMYIPYMWSMGIGTLGPVSNAVLVGLMGTYAIYGALSFFFGSRNLCAVTCSAPMMYQGSFYDSLKVYNRTSRLARKGVTSRTGPAFRAVALGVSLLVLALAVVSYLNSEGVLRFTVAGVDVTMLLYFLWFDVLWYALFVSIPFVGTFACVTSGYCYWGVFNQAVSRVGLFRLKVRNPEVCLHCQTVDCANACPVGITDMRGSFIRKGEFKAMKCVGIGECVDACPHHNVFFYDVRHWVRERFSRIK; encoded by the coding sequence ATGGAAGGCATGGGCTACGCCCTCTTTACCTTGATAGCTGTTTCGATGCTCTCCGTGATGCTCTACGCTGTGTATGAGATGGAGAGGTGGCGTTCGCCAAGGAGGGTCGCCGTCGCCTTGTACTTGACAGGCATGATGCTTACCATGAACCTAGGCGCCTACATCTACGTTGCCTTCCACGACGCCTTCTACGTCCTTGCATTAAACGGGGCCTATATGTTCTTCGGTCTCTTGGTTCTGCTGAACGTTAATGAGGTGAAGAAGGGTTGGGGGACCTATCTGGTCTTCTCCCTCCTCCTCGTCTCCTCTGAGGTGTTCATGGGCTCCCTGTTCTACTCGATGACAACGGGTAGGCCGGCTACCTTCGACTCCTCAGTGGACAGCCCTTGGTTCGTGGGGGTCATGTTGCCGGAGATGGTGTTCGCGTTGGCCCTTGCGTTTAAGAGGTCGGACAAGCACTTGAGGAGGATACTGCTGGCGGTCCTCGCCTTAATGCCGTGGTTCCCACTGGTCATGCCAGTGGACGTTGCCTTCTGGGGCTCCTCTGCGGTGATGATAGGCGCTACGGTGCTGGTGTACGATACCCTCTACGAGCAGAGGCTGAAGAGCTCGCAAGAGGTCTTCACGGTCCTGGAACTAATGGGAGCCTTCACAGCCATGATGGCAGGAGCCTTCCTGTTCTTCCTCACTGGGGATCTGACGCTGTACAACGCCTCAATGCTCACAACGATGGCCTGGTTCGTCTACAGGACGCTGGGTGGGCCTAACGGGAGGAGGGGCAACTACCTCAGGGACCCAAAGGTGGCCTTCGCCGTAATCTTCCTCACCTTCGTCATGGAGTTCTTCATGGGAGGAGTGCTGGACTTCGTGGAGGGGGTCTTTTCTCCCGGGGTAAACGGCTTCACCTCATCGCTGGCGTTACCGTGGGAGAGCCCCACTTCGCCTCTCAACGTCCTCTGGGACGGGGTAGACGTTGTGGGGTCTGTCCTGGGCTCCGTGTGGTTCCTGGTGATGATGGGGGTTGAAATGGGGTTCCTGGCCTTCAAGAAGATGATGGAGGTCAAGGTGAGGGAGGTGAAGGTGAGGATAGGGCTCATGATCTTAGCGTACTTCGTCTACACGGTGTACTTGGCAAGCTTCAGCCCCATATCCTCGGTCTCGATGTACATTCCATACATGTGGAGCATGGGAATCGGCACCTTGGGGCCAGTCAGCAACGCAGTGTTGGTTGGGCTCATGGGCACGTACGCAATTTACGGGGCCCTCTCCTTCTTCTTCGGCTCAAGGAATTTGTGCGCCGTGACGTGTAGTGCTCCCATGATGTACCAGGGGAGCTTCTACGACTCCCTCAAGGTCTACAACAGGACGTCGAGGCTCGCGAGGAAGGGGGTAACGAGCAGAACTGGGCCCGCGTTCAGGGCGGTGGCGCTGGGGGTCTCCCTGCTAGTCCTAGCCTTGGCAGTGGTGTCGTACTTAAACAGCGAGGGGGTGTTGAGGTTCACTGTAGCTGGCGTAGACGTGACGATGCTCTTGTACTTCCTGTGGTTTGACGTCCTGTGGTACGCCCTCTTCGTGTCCATACCCTTTGTGGGCACGTTTGCTTGCGTGACCTCTGGGTACTGCTACTGGGGCGTGTTCAACCAGGCAGTATCGAGGGTAGGGCTGTTCAGGCTCAAGGTGAGGAACCCGGAGGTGTGCCTTCACTGTCAGACCGTGGACTGCGCCAACGCCTGTCCCGTGGGGATAACAGACATGAGGGGGAGCTTCATAAGGAAGGGGGAGTTCAAGGCAATGAAGTGCGTGGGCATCGGGGAGTGCGTGGATGCATGCCCCCACCACAACGTGTTCTTCTACGACGTGAGGCACTGGGTGAGGGAGAGGTTTTCAAGGATAAAGTAG
- a CDS encoding AAA family ATPase — MDNSVCFLRVYAGRTRPDVILVDRGLMVSMKLLPGDVVVVIGERQVPFYVQENRDEKGGIVVNEDRLKLLRVREGEKVAVRKVEAVELKEVTLAPSVQKQYDLRKLNVELRGKLASRGITLETRDGDFLVTSMSPQVEVGRISSATAITLAPESLKIAKLNVPYVTLDQVGGLDRQLKELMNIVEIALVRPEVLRPLGLRPPKGVLLYGPPGTGKTLIAKALANAAMANFFYISGPEIGSKYYGESEKRLREIFEQAEKNAPSIIFIDEIDAITPNRDLTTSEADRRIVAQLLTLMDGLSSGDGVLVIGATNRINAVDPALRRPGRFDREIEIPVPDRNGRLEILKIHCRRLPLDPSVNLEYLADVTIGFTGADLEALVREATMKAFNRAKGDLNSLKITQEDLLQALKSVEPSALREFRMEIPNTSWDDIVGLDEVKVELKEVVEWPLTKPELYEQMKVELPTGILLYGPPGTGKTMLARAVAHESKANFIVVNGPELMSMWAGETERQVREVFRRARQVAPSIVFFDEIDSMTMVRGSDPNRLTDRVVSQLLTEMDGISKRKEKVIVIAATNRPDIIDPALLRPGRFDKLIYVPPPDERGRAALLARLLERVPHEVMDVNRLVKLTENFTPAEIKGVVNKAVLISIRRAITTNGSPKLAMEDLLEALKYVKPSVNKAMLSYYERFRENAARGFSYA, encoded by the coding sequence ATGGACAACTCGGTTTGCTTCCTAAGGGTCTACGCGGGCAGGACTAGACCCGATGTCATCCTAGTTGACCGTGGGTTAATGGTTTCCATGAAGCTCTTGCCCGGGGACGTGGTAGTGGTAATAGGAGAGAGACAGGTCCCATTCTACGTCCAGGAGAACAGGGACGAAAAGGGAGGGATAGTGGTAAACGAGGACAGGCTGAAGCTCCTGCGGGTCAGGGAAGGGGAGAAGGTGGCAGTGAGGAAGGTGGAGGCTGTAGAGCTGAAGGAGGTAACCCTTGCCCCTAGCGTCCAGAAGCAGTACGACCTCAGGAAGCTCAACGTGGAGTTAAGGGGGAAGCTTGCGTCAAGGGGCATAACTTTGGAGACCAGGGACGGAGACTTCCTCGTTACTTCCATGTCGCCCCAAGTGGAGGTGGGGAGGATCTCCTCTGCCACAGCCATAACTCTCGCCCCGGAGTCCCTAAAGATAGCTAAACTGAACGTCCCCTACGTCACCTTGGACCAAGTTGGAGGACTGGACAGGCAGTTGAAGGAGCTGATGAACATAGTGGAGATAGCCCTCGTGAGGCCCGAGGTCCTAAGGCCTTTGGGGCTCAGGCCACCCAAGGGGGTTCTCCTCTACGGTCCTCCGGGGACTGGGAAGACGCTCATAGCCAAGGCCTTAGCTAACGCGGCCATGGCCAACTTCTTCTACATAAGCGGTCCGGAGATAGGGTCAAAGTATTACGGGGAGAGCGAGAAGAGGCTCAGGGAGATATTCGAGCAGGCCGAGAAGAACGCCCCCTCAATCATCTTCATAGACGAGATAGATGCCATAACCCCAAACAGAGATCTCACCACGTCTGAAGCGGACAGGAGGATAGTGGCACAGCTCTTGACGTTAATGGACGGGCTCTCATCGGGCGACGGCGTCCTCGTCATAGGGGCCACAAACAGGATCAACGCAGTCGACCCAGCCCTCAGGAGGCCCGGCAGGTTCGACAGGGAGATCGAGATACCCGTCCCCGACAGGAACGGGAGGCTGGAAATACTCAAGATCCACTGCAGGAGGCTACCCCTAGACCCCTCCGTGAACTTGGAGTATCTGGCTGACGTGACCATCGGCTTCACCGGCGCGGACCTCGAGGCACTGGTAAGGGAGGCCACGATGAAGGCATTCAACAGGGCAAAGGGTGACCTCAACTCCCTAAAGATCACGCAAGAGGACCTCCTGCAAGCGCTGAAGTCAGTGGAGCCCTCTGCCCTCAGAGAGTTCAGGATGGAGATACCCAACACCAGCTGGGACGACATAGTTGGGCTGGACGAGGTAAAGGTGGAGCTCAAGGAAGTAGTGGAGTGGCCTTTGACTAAGCCTGAGCTCTACGAGCAGATGAAGGTGGAACTACCCACCGGGATCCTGCTCTACGGCCCTCCAGGGACAGGAAAGACCATGCTCGCCAGGGCAGTTGCACACGAGAGCAAGGCCAACTTCATCGTGGTCAACGGCCCCGAGCTTATGAGCATGTGGGCAGGGGAGACTGAGAGGCAGGTGAGGGAGGTGTTCAGGAGGGCCAGACAGGTGGCCCCGAGCATAGTGTTCTTCGACGAGATTGACTCCATGACAATGGTGAGGGGAAGCGACCCTAACAGGCTCACCGACAGGGTGGTTAGTCAGCTCCTCACAGAGATGGACGGGATAAGCAAGAGGAAGGAGAAGGTCATCGTCATAGCGGCTACAAACAGGCCGGACATAATAGACCCCGCCCTCCTGAGGCCTGGCAGGTTCGACAAGCTCATTTACGTCCCCCCGCCAGACGAGAGGGGAAGGGCTGCGTTGCTCGCTAGGCTACTGGAGAGGGTTCCTCACGAGGTGATGGACGTAAACAGGCTGGTGAAGCTCACTGAGAACTTCACTCCGGCTGAGATAAAGGGGGTAGTGAATAAGGCAGTACTGATCTCCATCAGGAGGGCCATAACGACTAACGGTAGCCCCAAGCTCGCAATGGAGGACCTCCTGGAGGCACTGAAGTACGTCAAGCCCTCCGTGAACAAGGCAATGCTGAGCTACTACGAGAGGTTCAGGGAGAACGCAGCAAGGGGTTTCTCCTACGCTTGA